A single window of Bordetella genomosp. 11 DNA harbors:
- a CDS encoding ATP-dependent DNA ligase, whose translation MKAFADLYTRLDATTSSNAKLAAMRDYFRDAPPADGAWAAYFLAGGKPRQLVPTKILRQFITEAAGVPEWLFEESYQAVGDLAETLSLLLPDPGVSDTAGLAEWVEERLLPLRGLPPAEILYRLTDLFGKLDQHGRFVCAKLMTGAMRVGVSKLLLTRALAEVAGVETRQMAQRLIGYTDIGARPHADLFARLLEPVTHEGQARVDGQPYPFFLAHPLNADPASFDALLGPPSRWQVEWKWDGIRAQVVRRAEQTWIWSRGEELVTERFPELMRLGNRLPEGTVLDGEIVVWREDKVQPFAHLQQRLGRKTVGAKLLADAPVVLLAYDLLELDGEDWRGRAQAERRAALERLAGGIQDPALVLSPLLQGQDWKDLARQREASRALGVEGMMLKAVDAAYGVGRTKESGVWWKWKVDPFSVDAVLIYAQRGHGRRASLYTDYTFAVWDAPPGTPDRRLVPFAKAYSGLTDQEIRQVDAIVRKTTVEKFGPVRSLEPTQVFELGFEGIARSTRHKSGIAVRFPRMLRWRQDKAPEDADTLETLAALLPEGTHTARATGSG comes from the coding sequence GTGAAAGCCTTCGCCGACCTCTACACGCGCCTGGACGCGACCACCTCCAGCAACGCCAAACTGGCCGCCATGCGGGATTATTTCCGTGACGCGCCGCCGGCCGATGGTGCGTGGGCAGCTTACTTCCTGGCGGGCGGCAAGCCGCGCCAGCTGGTACCGACCAAGATCCTGCGCCAGTTCATCACCGAAGCGGCCGGGGTCCCGGAATGGCTGTTCGAGGAAAGCTACCAGGCCGTCGGCGATCTGGCGGAAACGCTATCGCTGTTGCTGCCGGATCCCGGCGTATCGGACACGGCCGGCCTGGCGGAATGGGTGGAAGAAAGGCTGCTGCCGCTGCGCGGCCTGCCGCCCGCGGAAATCCTGTATCGCTTGACCGATCTCTTCGGCAAACTGGACCAGCACGGGCGCTTCGTCTGCGCCAAGCTGATGACGGGCGCGATGCGGGTCGGCGTCTCCAAACTGCTGCTGACCCGCGCGCTGGCGGAAGTCGCGGGCGTGGAAACCCGCCAGATGGCGCAGCGCTTGATTGGCTATACCGACATCGGCGCGCGTCCCCACGCGGATCTCTTCGCCCGGCTGCTGGAGCCGGTAACCCATGAGGGCCAAGCCCGCGTGGATGGCCAGCCTTACCCTTTCTTCCTGGCCCATCCCCTGAACGCCGACCCCGCGTCCTTCGACGCACTGCTCGGGCCGCCGTCCCGCTGGCAGGTCGAATGGAAGTGGGACGGCATCCGCGCCCAGGTGGTGCGGCGCGCCGAGCAGACCTGGATCTGGTCGCGCGGCGAGGAGCTGGTCACAGAGCGCTTCCCGGAACTGATGCGCCTGGGCAATCGGTTGCCGGAGGGCACCGTCCTGGACGGCGAAATCGTCGTCTGGCGCGAAGACAAGGTACAGCCCTTCGCCCATCTGCAGCAGCGGCTGGGGCGCAAGACGGTCGGCGCCAAGCTGCTGGCCGACGCGCCCGTCGTCCTGCTGGCCTACGACCTGCTGGAACTGGATGGCGAGGACTGGCGCGGCCGTGCGCAGGCGGAACGGCGCGCCGCGCTGGAGCGCCTGGCGGGCGGGATCCAGGACCCGGCCCTGGTCCTGTCGCCGCTGTTGCAAGGCCAGGATTGGAAGGACCTGGCGCGCCAACGGGAAGCCTCGCGGGCGCTGGGCGTGGAGGGCATGATGCTGAAGGCCGTCGATGCGGCCTACGGTGTCGGGCGCACCAAGGAGAGCGGTGTCTGGTGGAAATGGAAAGTCGATCCGTTTTCCGTCGACGCGGTATTGATCTACGCCCAACGCGGCCATGGACGCCGCGCCAGCCTCTACACCGACTACACCTTCGCGGTCTGGGACGCGCCGCCGGGCACGCCGGATCGCCGGCTGGTGCCGTTCGCCAAGGCCTATTCCGGGCTGACCGACCAGGAGATCCGGCAAGTCGACGCCATCGTGCGTAAAACCACCGTCGAAAAGTTCGGCCCCGTACGCAGCCTGGAGCCCACGCAGGTATTCGAGCTGGGATTCGAAGGAATCGCGCGCAGCACCCGCCACAAAAGCGGCATCGCCGTGCGGTTCCCCCGGATGCTGCGCTGGCGCCAGGACAAGGCGCCGGAAGATGCCGACACGCTGGAGACCCTGGCCGCGCTGCTGCCGGAGGGAACGCATACGGCCCGGGCAACGGGCTCGGGATAA